A stretch of Gambusia affinis linkage group LG10, SWU_Gaff_1.0, whole genome shotgun sequence DNA encodes these proteins:
- the pycr3 gene encoding pyrroline-5-carboxylate reductase 3 produces MNPDAQQRIGFIGAGNMAFGIAKGMLSGNVLPANIKVSAPSSTNLGRFQELGISVTHSNTEVVCGSDVVFVSVKPHMIPRVLVEVSQHITKKQIIVSVAAGVTLAMLEELLPENSIVIRLMPNLPCLVQEGALLFALGTNAKGEDGALLLSLLHCCGLVEEVPEAWIDVHTGLSGSGVAFVYLFAEALAEGAVKMGMPSALAHSIASQTVLGAGKLLRDSGKHPAQLRADVCTPGGTTIYGLHTLEQGGMRASVMNAVESATQRARELGKK; encoded by the exons ATGAACCCGGACGCACAACAGAGGATCGGCTTTATCGGTGCAGGAAACATGGCTTTTGGCATTGCAAAGGGGATGTTGTCAG GAAATGTTCTACCTGCAAACATCAAAGTTAGTGCACCATCCTCTACGAATTTAGGACGATTccag gaaCTTGGCATTTCTGTGACACACTCCAACACTGAGGTGGTCTGTGGGTCAGATGTGGTGTTTGTCTCCGTCAAGCCTCATATGATTCCACGTGTTCTTGTTGAAGTCTCTCAGCACATCACAAAGAAACAGATAATCGTGTCAGTTGCCGCAGGAGTGACACTAGCTATGTTGGAGGAG CTCCTCCCAGAAAACTCGATTGTCATCAGGCTGATGCCCAACCTTCCCTGTCTGGTTCAAGAGGGGGCCCTGTTGTTTGCACTAGGCACCAATGCAAAAGGGGAGGATGGTGCTCTACTTCTCAGCCTGTTGCATTGCTGTGGTTTGGTGGAGGAAGTGCCTGAAGCCTGGATCGATGTCCACACAGGGCTGAGCGGGAGCGGCGTCGCTTTT gtATATCTTTTTGCAGAAGCGCTGGCAGAAGGAGCTGTTAAAATGGGCATGCCAAGTGCTCTGGCTCACAGCATCGCATCCCAAACTGTTCTG GGTGCTGGTAAATTGCTACGTGATTCTGGGAAACATCCAGCTCAGCTTCGGGCTGACGTCTGCACCCCGGGTGGAACAACCATCTATGGGCTTCACACACTGGAGCAAGGAGGCATGAGGGCGTCTGTCATGAATGCGGTGGAATCGGCCACTCAGAGAGCAAGAGAGCTTGGGAAAAAATAG